Proteins found in one Thermostichus vulcanus str. 'Rupite' genomic segment:
- a CDS encoding isochorismatase family protein, which translates to MPTPIVIPSRPDPVTFDLEETALIVVDMQNAYASKGGYVDILGSDLSEAPAVIEVIRRVLAAVRPLKLPIIFTQNGWDPQLQEAGGPGSPNWYKSNALKLMRQQPQLSGQLLIKGTWDYDFVEALRPQPGDIILQKTRYSAFAGTDFDMLLRQRGIRNLIFTGIATNVCVESTLREAFHREYFCLLLSDSTTQVGPPLLKETALTNVEKFFGWVCSSEDFLSALRVSLPEAVGIQG; encoded by the coding sequence ATGCCCACCCCGATTGTGATCCCCAGCCGACCGGATCCCGTCACCTTCGACCTGGAAGAGACTGCCCTGATTGTGGTGGATATGCAAAATGCCTACGCCAGTAAGGGCGGCTATGTAGATATTTTGGGCAGTGACCTCAGCGAGGCTCCCGCAGTCATTGAGGTGATCCGTCGGGTATTGGCGGCTGTTCGCCCCCTGAAGCTACCGATCATCTTTACCCAAAATGGCTGGGATCCCCAACTTCAAGAGGCGGGCGGGCCGGGATCCCCCAATTGGTACAAATCCAACGCCCTGAAGCTGATGCGTCAGCAACCGCAATTGTCTGGGCAGCTATTGATTAAGGGCACCTGGGACTACGATTTTGTCGAAGCCCTAAGACCCCAACCTGGGGATATCATCCTCCAGAAAACTCGCTATAGCGCCTTTGCGGGCACCGACTTCGACATGCTGCTGCGGCAACGGGGGATCCGCAATCTGATCTTTACGGGTATTGCCACCAATGTCTGTGTGGAATCGACTCTGCGGGAGGCTTTTCACCGCGAGTACTTCTGCTTGCTGCTGTCGGACTCGACAACACAAGTGGGGCCACCCCTTCTCAAGGAGACGGCCTTGACCAATGTTGAGAAGTTTTTCGGCTGGGTATGCAGCAGTGAAGACTTTCTCAGTGCCCTGCGAGTTTCGCTGCCAGAAGCGGTGGGTATTCAGGGCTAG
- a CDS encoding ABC transporter substrate-binding protein: protein MSIPKSSRRQFIQSAAAAASLIAAGGYGLQAKAQSRGPVLVSQGLAPLKYTLSWLPSSMDTPLVTAITKGYFADNGVEVTYERGFGSADSITKIAAGQYDLGEGDPYSMIEFNAKNPDVPLVAIYVHFNRSPFGIYTLEGRGITEPSQLVGKRLGAPAGDAPRRLWPVFARQVGIDPGSVEWLTMEPQLREPFLIQGRVDAISGFMTSAMPNLVRGGVSLNDITPFFYNDYGLDLYGNAIITRVELLQEKPEELKGFLNGYVKGWQDTIRDTDRNMFALLDKAKADGQVLDTTIEKLRLTLAMPRLFVTDEVREIGLGDVVPSRMESSIAQVVDGFGLPTKPSLEQVFDGSLLPPKSERMIS, encoded by the coding sequence ATGTCAATCCCGAAATCGTCGCGTCGCCAATTCATTCAATCTGCTGCTGCGGCTGCCTCTCTTATTGCTGCTGGAGGGTACGGCTTACAAGCTAAGGCCCAGAGCCGAGGCCCTGTTCTTGTTTCCCAAGGACTGGCCCCGCTAAAGTACACCCTCTCGTGGCTGCCCTCCTCCATGGACACTCCCCTCGTCACTGCGATCACGAAGGGGTACTTTGCCGATAACGGTGTTGAGGTAACCTACGAGCGTGGCTTTGGGTCTGCCGATTCCATCACCAAGATTGCGGCAGGTCAATACGATTTGGGAGAGGGGGATCCCTACTCCATGATCGAGTTCAATGCCAAGAACCCCGATGTGCCTTTGGTGGCCATTTACGTCCATTTCAACCGCTCTCCCTTCGGCATCTACACGCTAGAAGGCAGGGGTATTACAGAACCTAGCCAACTCGTCGGCAAGAGGTTGGGAGCTCCGGCGGGGGATGCGCCGCGGCGTCTCTGGCCTGTGTTTGCCAGGCAAGTTGGCATTGATCCGGGCTCGGTGGAATGGCTGACCATGGAGCCACAACTGCGGGAGCCGTTCCTCATTCAAGGTCGGGTGGATGCCATCAGCGGCTTTATGACCTCGGCCATGCCCAATCTTGTGCGGGGCGGTGTCAGCCTAAATGATATTACTCCCTTCTTCTACAATGACTATGGCCTCGATTTGTATGGAAATGCCATCATCACTCGGGTTGAATTGCTACAGGAGAAACCCGAAGAACTGAAAGGCTTCTTGAATGGGTATGTGAAGGGCTGGCAAGATACCATCCGCGACACCGACCGTAATATGTTTGCCCTTTTGGATAAAGCCAAGGCCGATGGGCAGGTACTGGATACCACCATCGAGAAATTGCGCCTCACCCTGGCGATGCCCCGATTGTTCGTAACCGATGAAGTGCGGGAAATTGGTCTAGGAGATGTGGTGCCCTCTCGTATGGAATCCTCCATTGCCCAAGTGGTGGATGGGTTTGGTTTGCCCACTAAGCCCTCTCTTGAGCAGGTGTTTGATGGTAGCCTGTTGCCGCCAAAATCAGAACGGATGATCAGCTGA
- the argS gene encoding arginine--tRNA ligase, with the protein MATQPQSTSLIRFLTAAVSEAIQRAAEAGQLGSLTCDQTVQITPVIQIPNDTRYGDYACPTALGMKKLCGMAPAQIADILCKHLDLPHIETSVAGAGFINFRLRDPFLAERLQELLTLGGEFGKTPAPHPERILLEFVSANPTGPLHVGHGRWAAVGSTLANLLRWTGHQVEREFYINDAGNQMQILGKSLAVRVKQLQGEAIPLPDDAYRGTYLIDVAQRLLDQVKAGIRSLPTTLEEYTDFAYGEMLTWQKETLRQLKTEFEQWFSERRLHTPDPETGLSAIQQSLQELQAYGFLYRAKAPRGEEPKPDAEEALYFKTQEFGDDKDRVVQKADGSVTYLAADIAYHRDKVRRGYQRLINILGSDHHGYVGRLNAAVGAFSLDVKLEILIGQFVKLFKTDPETGEKTEVRMSKRTGNFVSLNDLIEDPEIGVGADATRWFLLSNSMDSPINFDLDLAVKQTFDNPVVYVHYSHARCCTLLRRLQEEEKVELSEKVSLTEQARLPYKEPEERTLLLRLLALPDELIAAAEERAPHKIIRYTEAVATDFNKFYDNCRILPLLQEDPVLAQARIQLVQATRQVLFNLLTGILGLSAPESM; encoded by the coding sequence ATGGCAACTCAACCCCAGTCCACCTCTCTGATTCGGTTTCTCACTGCTGCGGTCTCAGAAGCCATTCAACGGGCGGCAGAAGCCGGCCAACTGGGATCCCTGACTTGCGACCAAACCGTCCAAATCACACCGGTGATTCAGATTCCCAACGATACCCGCTACGGCGACTATGCCTGTCCAACCGCCCTGGGCATGAAGAAGCTCTGTGGTATGGCTCCGGCCCAAATAGCCGATATCCTCTGTAAGCATCTTGATTTACCCCACATCGAAACCAGCGTGGCGGGAGCCGGGTTCATCAATTTCCGCCTTAGGGATCCCTTTTTGGCCGAGCGCTTACAGGAATTACTCACGCTGGGAGGAGAGTTTGGCAAAACCCCCGCACCTCACCCGGAGCGCATCCTGCTGGAGTTTGTCTCCGCGAATCCGACGGGGCCTTTGCATGTGGGCCATGGGCGCTGGGCAGCTGTGGGTTCTACGTTGGCCAATCTGCTGCGCTGGACAGGGCATCAGGTGGAGCGGGAATTTTATATCAACGATGCCGGCAACCAAATGCAGATCTTGGGTAAGTCCTTGGCGGTGCGGGTGAAACAACTCCAGGGAGAAGCGATCCCATTGCCCGATGATGCCTATCGGGGGACTTATCTGATCGATGTGGCGCAGCGGCTGCTAGATCAAGTGAAAGCCGGGATCCGCTCCCTACCCACCACCTTGGAGGAATATACCGATTTTGCCTATGGAGAAATGCTCACTTGGCAAAAAGAGACCCTGCGGCAACTGAAAACGGAATTTGAACAATGGTTTAGCGAGCGCCGCCTACATACCCCCGATCCCGAGACGGGCCTCAGTGCCATTCAACAATCCTTGCAAGAGCTGCAAGCGTATGGCTTTCTCTACAGGGCCAAAGCGCCCCGCGGTGAGGAGCCCAAACCCGATGCTGAAGAAGCCCTCTATTTCAAGACCCAAGAGTTTGGGGATGACAAAGATCGGGTCGTGCAAAAGGCGGATGGATCCGTAACCTATCTGGCGGCAGATATTGCTTATCACCGAGACAAAGTACGGCGGGGGTATCAACGACTGATCAACATCCTCGGCTCCGATCACCATGGATATGTGGGCCGCTTGAATGCGGCGGTGGGAGCTTTTAGCTTGGATGTTAAGTTGGAGATTTTAATCGGTCAATTTGTCAAGTTATTTAAGACGGATCCAGAAACAGGTGAGAAAACCGAAGTGCGCATGTCCAAGCGCACCGGCAACTTTGTCTCCTTAAATGATCTGATTGAGGATCCTGAGATTGGAGTGGGAGCAGATGCTACCCGCTGGTTTTTGCTCAGCAATAGCATGGATAGCCCGATCAATTTCGACTTGGACTTGGCTGTCAAACAAACTTTCGATAACCCAGTGGTGTACGTCCACTACAGCCATGCCCGTTGTTGTACCCTGTTGCGGCGATTACAAGAAGAAGAAAAAGTAGAACTGAGCGAGAAGGTATCTCTAACCGAGCAAGCACGACTTCCCTACAAAGAACCGGAAGAACGCACCCTGTTGCTGCGCCTGCTGGCTTTGCCGGATGAATTAATTGCCGCTGCCGAAGAACGTGCTCCCCATAAAATCATTCGCTACACAGAAGCGGTTGCTACCGATTTCAATAAGTTTTACGACAACTGCCGCATTTTGCCGCTGTTGCAGGAGGATCCCGTTTTGGCACAGGCCCGAATTCAGTTGGTTCAGGCCACTCGCCAAGTTTTGTTTAACTTGCTCACGGGCATTCTCGGATTAAGCGCCCCCGAGTCGATGTAA
- a CDS encoding CorA family divalent cation transporter yields MPACMLRTSISVSVRVTSIRSSLFSLMTVVSSVFIPLTFVAGVYGMNFNPERSPLNMPELDAYWGYPLCLLAMVCMGGLQIFWFWRKGWFENFSAPKRDPST; encoded by the coding sequence ATGCCAGCCTGCATGCTGCGGACTTCCATCAGCGTCTCAGTTAGGGTGACTTCCATTCGTTCCAGCCTATTTTCGCTCATGACAGTAGTGTCCTCCGTTTTTATTCCCCTCACTTTTGTGGCTGGGGTCTACGGCATGAACTTTAACCCTGAGCGCTCCCCCTTGAATATGCCGGAGCTAGATGCCTACTGGGGATACCCACTTTGCCTACTGGCCATGGTCTGCATGGGTGGACTACAGATCTTCTGGTTCTGGCGTAAGGGCTGGTTTGAAAATTTCTCTGCCCCCAAGCGGGATCCCTCAACCTAA
- a CDS encoding phosphoribulokinase encodes MASSPDRVVMIGVAGDSGCGKSTFLRRLGDLFGRDLITTICLDDYHSLDRYQRKEKGITALDPRANNFDLMYEQAKALKNGQSVMKPIYNHETGLIDPPELVEPNHIIVLEGLHPLYDERVRELLDFKVYLDLAPEIKVAWKVQRDMAERGHTYEDVLRSIEARRPDFEAYIDVQKQYADVVIEVLPTKLLPELDPEHKVLRVRLIQREGVNYFDHAYLFDEGSTIDWIPCGKKLTCSYPGIRLHYGPSSYFDHPVSILEIDGTFDKLEEVVYIENHLSNLSTHYYGELTELLRKHPEYPGSRNGSGLIQVLVGLKLRSVYEKIRAEEKELAVAS; translated from the coding sequence ATGGCAAGCAGTCCTGATCGCGTTGTGATGATTGGTGTCGCCGGAGATTCTGGCTGCGGTAAATCGACGTTTTTGCGTCGGCTGGGGGATTTGTTCGGTCGGGACCTGATTACGACAATCTGTCTAGACGACTACCACTCCTTGGATCGCTATCAGCGCAAAGAGAAGGGTATTACGGCACTGGATCCCCGCGCCAACAACTTCGACCTGATGTACGAGCAGGCTAAGGCCCTGAAAAATGGCCAAAGCGTGATGAAGCCGATTTACAACCACGAGACCGGCCTGATTGACCCGCCGGAGTTGGTGGAGCCGAATCACATCATCGTGCTGGAAGGTTTGCACCCTCTGTACGATGAGCGGGTACGGGAGCTGCTGGACTTCAAGGTGTATTTGGATTTGGCCCCTGAAATTAAAGTGGCCTGGAAAGTGCAACGGGATATGGCGGAACGGGGCCACACCTACGAGGATGTGTTGCGCTCGATTGAGGCGCGTCGTCCCGATTTTGAAGCTTATATCGATGTGCAGAAGCAGTATGCCGATGTGGTGATCGAAGTTTTGCCAACTAAGCTGCTGCCGGAGCTAGATCCAGAGCACAAGGTATTGCGGGTACGGCTGATCCAACGGGAAGGGGTGAACTACTTTGACCATGCCTATTTGTTTGACGAAGGCTCTACGATCGACTGGATCCCTTGCGGCAAGAAGCTGACCTGCTCTTATCCTGGCATTCGACTCCACTACGGTCCTTCTAGCTATTTCGACCATCCCGTTTCGATTTTGGAGATCGACGGTACCTTCGACAAACTGGAGGAAGTGGTCTACATCGAGAATCATTTGAGTAATCTTTCTACCCACTACTACGGTGAGCTGACGGAGCTGCTGCGCAAACACCCGGAATATCCGGGATCCCGTAATGGCTCTGGATTGATTCAGGTGTTGGTGGGTCTGAAGCTGCGCTCGGTCTATGAGAAAATTCGGGCGGAAGAGAAAGAGCTGGCGGTGGCTTCCTAG
- a CDS encoding ferredoxin--NADP(+) reductase, whose amino-acid sequence MVASAEKQEIVVNLYRPNAPMIGQCVETYSIVGEGAPGLTKHIVLSLPDPRYKYLEGQSVGIIPPGEDAKGKPHKPRLYSIASTRFGDDGQGRTVSLSVKRAEHVDKDTGEPGVGVCSGFLTDLKAGDEVMITGPSGKTFLLPEDETANLILIATGTGIAPFRAFIKHLFEEDPNYQGNIWLFFGVPTSSTLLYQGDLEAWKAQYGDRFRVDYAISREQQTADGKKMYVQNRMAEYGSELWEMLQKPNTYTYICGLKGMEDGINSFMAPLAEQAGQDWSKFQKELKRADRWHEETY is encoded by the coding sequence ATGGTTGCTAGCGCAGAAAAGCAAGAGATTGTTGTCAATCTGTACCGTCCCAACGCGCCCATGATCGGCCAATGTGTGGAGACCTACTCCATCGTGGGCGAAGGGGCACCCGGCTTGACCAAACATATCGTGCTGAGCTTGCCGGATCCCAGATACAAGTATCTCGAAGGCCAAAGCGTTGGCATTATCCCCCCTGGCGAAGATGCCAAAGGCAAACCCCACAAGCCTCGCCTCTACTCGATTGCCTCCACCCGATTTGGGGATGATGGCCAAGGGCGCACCGTTTCTCTGAGTGTAAAGCGGGCCGAGCATGTGGACAAAGACACCGGGGAACCCGGAGTTGGCGTCTGTTCTGGCTTCCTCACCGATCTGAAAGCGGGCGACGAAGTAATGATCACAGGGCCTTCCGGGAAAACGTTCCTGTTGCCCGAAGATGAGACTGCCAACCTAATCCTGATCGCCACTGGTACAGGTATTGCCCCTTTCCGCGCCTTTATCAAGCACCTGTTTGAGGAGGATCCCAACTACCAGGGCAACATTTGGTTGTTCTTCGGGGTACCCACCAGCTCCACTCTGCTCTACCAAGGGGATCTAGAAGCCTGGAAAGCTCAATATGGGGATCGCTTCCGGGTGGATTACGCCATTAGCCGCGAGCAGCAAACCGCCGATGGCAAAAAGATGTACGTGCAGAACCGCATGGCGGAATATGGGTCGGAGCTGTGGGAGATGCTGCAAAAGCCCAATACCTACACCTACATCTGTGGCCTCAAGGGCATGGAAGACGGTATCAATAGCTTCATGGCCCCTCTGGCAGAACAAGCCGGGCAGGACTGGAGCAAGTTCCAGAAGGAGCTGAAGAGAGCGGATAGATGGCACGAGGAGACTTATTAA
- a CDS encoding Rid family hydrolase — MPKVAIAPAGYPAIAPYSPGVKVGNTLYISGTLALDPEGKTVGSDISAQTRLVMELIKSVVTEAGGTMEDIAFCNIFLTDYANYPGMNAVYKEYFPGVLPARFVVKADLVRPDLLVEIAAIAHIDA, encoded by the coding sequence ATGCCCAAGGTTGCCATTGCCCCAGCCGGTTATCCGGCCATTGCTCCCTATTCTCCGGGGGTGAAGGTGGGAAACACCCTCTATATCTCCGGTACCTTGGCTCTAGATCCGGAGGGCAAAACCGTGGGATCCGACATTAGCGCCCAAACTCGCCTGGTGATGGAGCTGATCAAAAGCGTGGTCACGGAAGCGGGTGGAACCATGGAGGACATCGCCTTTTGCAATATTTTCTTGACCGACTACGCCAACTATCCGGGCATGAACGCCGTCTATAAGGAGTATTTCCCAGGGGTATTGCCGGCCCGGTTCGTGGTGAAAGCAGACCTGGTGCGCCCGGATTTGCTGGTGGAAATTGCTGCTATTGCCCACATCGATGCCTGA
- the leuS gene encoding leucine--tRNA ligase, which translates to MDARYNPQAIESKWQAYWRETGLDRTPELQEGMRKFYALSMFPYPSGKLHMGHVRNYSITDVIARHKRMQGYAVLHPMGWDAFGLPAENAAIDRGIPPAKWTYENIAQMRDQLQRLGLSYDWEREVTSCSPDYYKWTQWIFLQFLAAGLAYQKEAAVNWDPVDQTVLANEQVDAEGRSWRSGALVEKRMLKQWFFKITDYADQLLADLEKLSGWPERVRTMQENWIGQSVGAKVIFKTEAGDELPVFTTRPDTLWGATFMVLSPEHPLVESLTTPEQAAAVQAYQAQAAARSEIDRTAEDREKTGVWTGSYAINPVNQERIPIWIADYVLMGYGTGAIMAVPAHDQRDFDFARKFGIPIKLVVQPPDGSLTSAEDLETAWPGEGVMIHSGPLNGIPAGKGPGQSVEKAIAWLEEQGLGEKQINYRLRDWLISRQRYWGCPIPVIHCPECGIVPVPEEDLPVLLPEDVELSGRGGSPLAQMEEWVKVKCPTCGGDARRETDTMDTFICSSWYFLRFSDARNDQAIFRKDQVNGWLPVDQYVGGIEHAILHLLYSRFFTKVLRDRGLLDFDEPFSRLLTQGMVQGLTYFNPNKGGKDKWIPAALVKDPEDPRDPETGEPLEVIYATMSKSKGNGVDPEDVLAHYGADTARMFILFKAPPEKDLEWDDADVEGQFRFLNRVWRIVHDFVEQPNFRDLLQAEITPTTLNKLEKDLRRAVHTAIKEISEDIEEGYQFNTAISELMKLSNALNEATILDSPVYADGIRTLVLLMAPFAPHIAEELWQQLGGTDSVHKQTWPSYDPAALIADTVTIVIQVNGKLRGSFEAPSEVTQEEQEKLALTSEVAQKYLDGAMPKKVIVVPKKLVNFVV; encoded by the coding sequence GTGGACGCGCGATACAACCCCCAAGCCATTGAAAGCAAGTGGCAAGCCTATTGGCGTGAAACGGGTCTGGATCGCACCCCAGAGCTGCAAGAGGGGATGCGCAAATTCTATGCCCTGTCGATGTTCCCTTACCCCAGCGGCAAGTTGCACATGGGGCATGTGCGCAACTATTCCATCACCGATGTGATCGCCCGCCACAAACGGATGCAGGGCTATGCGGTGTTGCACCCGATGGGGTGGGATGCCTTTGGGCTGCCCGCCGAAAATGCCGCCATCGACCGCGGGATCCCGCCCGCTAAGTGGACCTACGAGAATATTGCCCAGATGCGGGATCAGTTGCAGCGCCTCGGCCTCTCCTATGACTGGGAGCGCGAAGTCACCAGTTGCTCCCCCGACTATTACAAGTGGACGCAGTGGATCTTCTTGCAATTTTTGGCCGCCGGTCTGGCCTACCAAAAAGAAGCAGCGGTGAACTGGGATCCTGTTGATCAAACCGTGCTGGCCAACGAGCAAGTGGACGCCGAGGGCCGCTCCTGGCGTTCCGGGGCTCTGGTGGAAAAGCGGATGTTGAAGCAATGGTTTTTCAAAATCACCGACTACGCCGATCAGCTCTTGGCCGACTTAGAGAAGCTCTCCGGCTGGCCGGAGCGGGTGCGCACCATGCAGGAGAACTGGATCGGCCAGTCCGTTGGAGCCAAGGTGATTTTCAAAACCGAAGCAGGGGACGAGCTGCCCGTTTTCACCACCCGGCCCGACACCCTTTGGGGGGCCACCTTCATGGTGTTGTCGCCGGAGCATCCCCTGGTGGAGAGCCTCACGACCCCCGAGCAAGCCGCGGCTGTCCAAGCCTACCAAGCTCAAGCTGCCGCCAGAAGTGAGATCGATCGCACCGCCGAAGACCGGGAAAAAACCGGGGTGTGGACGGGATCCTATGCCATCAATCCGGTCAACCAAGAGCGGATCCCCATCTGGATTGCGGACTATGTGTTGATGGGCTATGGCACCGGCGCAATCATGGCTGTCCCCGCCCACGACCAACGGGACTTCGACTTTGCCCGCAAATTTGGTATCCCCATCAAGCTGGTGGTGCAGCCGCCGGATGGTTCGCTGACCTCAGCCGAGGATTTGGAAACCGCCTGGCCGGGGGAAGGGGTGATGATCCACTCCGGCCCTCTCAACGGGATCCCTGCCGGGAAAGGCCCCGGCCAAAGCGTGGAAAAAGCCATTGCTTGGTTGGAGGAGCAGGGTCTAGGAGAAAAGCAGATCAACTACCGCCTGCGGGACTGGCTAATCTCACGGCAACGCTACTGGGGTTGCCCGATCCCGGTGATTCACTGCCCGGAGTGCGGCATTGTACCCGTGCCAGAGGAGGATCTGCCAGTGCTTTTGCCGGAAGATGTCGAGTTGAGCGGTCGCGGTGGATCCCCCTTGGCCCAGATGGAGGAGTGGGTCAAAGTGAAGTGCCCCACCTGTGGTGGGGATGCCCGCCGGGAAACCGACACGATGGATACCTTCATTTGCTCCTCCTGGTATTTCCTCCGCTTCAGTGATGCCCGCAATGACCAGGCCATCTTCCGCAAGGACCAGGTGAATGGCTGGCTGCCCGTCGATCAATATGTGGGCGGCATTGAACACGCCATCTTGCACTTGCTCTACTCCCGCTTTTTCACCAAAGTGTTGCGGGATCGGGGGCTGCTGGATTTTGATGAGCCCTTCTCCCGCCTGCTCACCCAGGGCATGGTGCAGGGCCTCACCTATTTCAACCCCAACAAGGGGGGCAAAGACAAATGGATCCCTGCTGCCCTGGTGAAGGATCCCGAGGATCCCAGGGATCCGGAAACGGGTGAACCCTTGGAAGTCATCTACGCCACCATGTCCAAATCCAAGGGCAATGGGGTGGATCCCGAGGATGTGCTGGCCCACTACGGCGCCGATACCGCCCGCATGTTCATCCTATTCAAGGCTCCGCCCGAGAAAGATTTGGAATGGGATGATGCAGATGTGGAGGGTCAGTTTCGCTTTCTCAACCGCGTCTGGCGAATCGTTCATGACTTTGTGGAACAGCCCAACTTCCGGGATTTGCTCCAAGCTGAGATTACCCCCACCACCCTAAACAAACTGGAAAAAGATCTACGCCGCGCCGTACACACCGCCATCAAAGAAATTAGTGAGGATATTGAGGAGGGCTATCAGTTCAACACCGCCATTTCTGAGCTGATGAAGCTGAGCAATGCCCTCAATGAGGCAACCATTTTGGACTCACCGGTGTATGCCGACGGGATCCGCACCCTCGTTTTGTTGATGGCCCCCTTTGCCCCTCACATTGCCGAGGAATTGTGGCAGCAGCTAGGCGGTACGGACTCGGTGCACAAACAAACCTGGCCCAGTTACGATCCGGCGGCCTTGATCGCCGATACGGTCACAATTGTGATTCAGGTGAATGGCAAATTGCGCGGCAGTTTTGAAGCCCCTTCAGAGGTGACCCAAGAGGAACAGGAGAAGCTAGCTCTGACATCAGAAGTTGCCCAGAAATACTTGGATGGAGCGATGCCCAAAAAGGTGATCGTGGTACCCAAAAAATTGGTCAACTTTGTGGTTTAG
- a CDS encoding NAD-binding protein: protein MNPLILVCGLGRTGLNIFRLLQQQGAQGSLVRGISDVPIEGESNIVIGDPRRAETLIAAGIQRAHTLVLAGADHTLNLAILTQARVLNPRIRIIDRILDAHLGEHLDQILPDHFTLSVAALAAPIFTFAALGSRAIGQLQLFDQTWPIHEEVITPDHPWCGRRMNEFWDNRERMLIYYLSTRDPIDLVSAVIQERVLQPGDRLLVGNKPAQVFRRRPWQERLRKLWKGIQRLQHHDQPILAVTLTLLLTIFLATCTYLAVNLDTSFVDALYFSVGMITGAGGKEEVAEAAPAGIKVFTAVMMLVGAGIIGICYALLNDFILGSRLRQVWDVARAPQRGHFIICGLGGIGINIASQLQSSGYEVVVIERDSECRFLSSAREQRIPVFIADASLSDTLSAAHIQQAEALIAVTSNDTVNLQVALAAKGLAPRIPVVVRTHDPDFARQVQQVFEFEAVLSPAELVAPTFAAAALGGKILGNGLVGNQLWVALGTLVTRNHSFLGRQIKELAAAVDLVPLYIERATGHIHGWELLITALQEGDVLYLTIPAAQLDHLWRSTSSSTHPQHRERDPQFFSQMEGLAEA, encoded by the coding sequence ATGAATCCCTTAATTCTTGTGTGTGGATTGGGCCGCACCGGTTTGAACATTTTTCGGCTTTTGCAGCAGCAGGGGGCACAGGGATCCCTGGTGCGAGGCATTAGCGATGTGCCCATCGAAGGCGAGAGTAATATCGTAATTGGGGATCCGCGACGGGCAGAAACCTTGATTGCCGCCGGTATTCAGCGGGCCCATACACTGGTGCTAGCGGGGGCGGATCACACGCTAAACTTGGCCATTCTCACCCAGGCACGAGTCCTGAACCCCCGTATCCGCATTATTGACCGCATTTTGGATGCCCACCTGGGGGAACACCTGGACCAGATTTTGCCGGATCATTTCACCCTCAGTGTCGCCGCTTTGGCCGCCCCCATTTTCACCTTTGCTGCCTTGGGGAGCCGAGCGATTGGGCAATTGCAACTGTTTGACCAAACCTGGCCGATTCACGAGGAGGTGATCACGCCAGATCATCCCTGGTGTGGACGACGCATGAACGAGTTTTGGGACAACCGAGAGCGGATGCTAATCTACTATCTCTCCACTCGGGATCCCATCGATTTGGTGTCGGCGGTGATTCAAGAACGGGTTTTGCAACCGGGGGATCGGCTGTTGGTTGGCAATAAGCCCGCACAGGTGTTTCGTCGTCGGCCCTGGCAAGAACGCCTGCGCAAGCTCTGGAAAGGGATCCAACGGCTGCAACACCACGACCAACCGATCCTGGCGGTGACCCTGACCCTCTTGCTCACCATTTTCCTGGCTACCTGTACCTATCTGGCGGTGAACCTGGATACCTCGTTTGTGGATGCCTTGTATTTTTCGGTGGGGATGATCACCGGAGCCGGGGGCAAAGAAGAAGTAGCGGAAGCGGCTCCGGCGGGGATCAAAGTCTTTACAGCTGTGATGATGTTGGTCGGGGCAGGCATTATCGGCATTTGCTACGCCCTACTCAACGATTTCATCTTGGGATCCCGGTTGCGGCAGGTGTGGGATGTGGCGCGGGCGCCTCAGCGGGGCCATTTCATCATCTGTGGCCTGGGGGGGATTGGCATCAATATTGCCAGCCAGTTGCAGTCCAGCGGCTATGAGGTGGTGGTGATCGAGCGGGATAGTGAGTGTCGCTTTTTGAGTAGTGCGCGGGAGCAACGGATCCCGGTGTTCATTGCCGATGCCAGTTTGTCGGATACCCTCAGTGCGGCCCATATTCAACAGGCAGAAGCCCTGATCGCCGTCACCAGTAACGATACCGTGAACCTGCAAGTGGCTTTAGCAGCGAAGGGGTTGGCACCGCGTATCCCAGTGGTGGTGCGCACTCACGATCCAGACTTTGCTCGGCAGGTGCAGCAGGTGTTTGAGTTCGAGGCGGTTCTCAGCCCAGCGGAGTTGGTGGCACCGACCTTTGCAGCGGCAGCTTTGGGGGGCAAAATTTTGGGCAATGGTTTGGTGGGTAACCAGCTTTGGGTAGCTTTGGGCACATTGGTCACCCGCAACCATAGCTTTTTGGGCCGGCAAATTAAAGAGCTCGCGGCAGCGGTGGATCTGGTGCCCCTTTACATTGAACGGGCCACAGGCCATATTCATGGCTGGGAATTGCTGATCACGGCTTTGCAAGAAGGGGATGTGCTCTACCTAACGATCCCGGCAGCGCAGTTGGATCATCTGTGGCGCTCGACCTCCAGCTCAACCCATCCTCAGCATCGAGAACGGGATCCCCAATTTTTCAGTCAAATGGAGGGTTTGGCTGAAGCTTGA